A single genomic interval of Bacillus smithii harbors:
- a CDS encoding acyl-CoA carboxylase subunit beta: MSEIKAALTNYHEIKDGVLKGGNETYHRKNKAKGKLFVRDRLKLLFDEDIIAEDGLFANCLAGDLPADGVVTAIGKIHGRTVCVMANDSTVKAGSWGKRTVEKIIRIQETAEKLRCPLIYLVDSAGARITDQIEMFPGRRGAGRIFYNQVKLSGKIPQICLLFGPSAAGGAYIPAFCDIVVMVDGNASMYLGSPRMAEMVIGEKVTLEQMGGAKMHCSVSGCGDVLVKTEEEAIEFSRRYLTYFPDNYTQKPKRAEKKSLKSFDQSIEDIIPKNQNAPFDMYQLIDRIVDEDSFCEIKKRFAAELITGLARLEGQPIGIIANQPRVKGGVLFHDSADKAAKFIHLCDAFHIPLLFLADVPGFMIGTNVEKAGIIRHGAKMIAAMSEATVPKMTVIVRKAYGAGLYAMAGPAFEPDCCLALPTAQIAVMGPEAAVNAVYANKIEAMEPEERAAFVEAKREEYRKDIDIYRLASELVVDDIVEPNRLREELSRRLEVYMSKYLVFSERKHPVYPV, from the coding sequence ATGTCGGAAATAAAAGCAGCTCTTACCAACTATCATGAGATAAAAGATGGAGTGCTAAAAGGTGGGAATGAAACATACCATCGGAAAAATAAAGCGAAAGGGAAATTATTTGTCCGTGACCGCCTCAAGCTTCTGTTCGACGAAGATATAATAGCGGAGGACGGGCTATTTGCCAATTGTCTTGCCGGTGACCTTCCGGCGGACGGAGTCGTGACGGCGATTGGAAAAATTCATGGACGCACTGTATGCGTAATGGCCAATGATTCCACTGTGAAAGCTGGTTCATGGGGAAAAAGAACAGTGGAAAAAATCATTCGAATTCAGGAAACGGCAGAAAAGCTTCGCTGTCCGCTCATTTATTTGGTTGATTCCGCAGGAGCCCGAATTACCGACCAAATAGAGATGTTTCCTGGAAGGAGAGGAGCGGGAAGAATCTTCTACAATCAAGTAAAACTTTCAGGGAAAATTCCGCAAATCTGTCTGTTATTTGGCCCTTCGGCTGCTGGCGGCGCTTATATTCCCGCTTTTTGCGATATTGTCGTGATGGTGGATGGAAATGCCTCCATGTATTTAGGATCGCCGCGGATGGCGGAAATGGTGATCGGCGAAAAAGTGACGCTTGAACAAATGGGCGGAGCCAAAATGCATTGCAGTGTTTCGGGCTGCGGTGATGTGCTCGTAAAAACCGAAGAGGAAGCCATCGAGTTTTCCCGCCGATATTTAACATACTTCCCGGACAATTACACGCAAAAGCCGAAACGAGCCGAAAAAAAATCTCTCAAATCTTTTGATCAGTCAATCGAAGACATCATTCCAAAAAACCAGAACGCTCCTTTTGATATGTATCAGCTTATTGACCGCATTGTGGATGAAGATTCTTTTTGTGAAATCAAAAAAAGATTTGCGGCTGAACTTATTACGGGTCTTGCTCGTTTAGAAGGGCAGCCGATTGGTATTATTGCTAATCAACCGCGTGTAAAAGGCGGCGTGTTGTTTCATGATTCTGCCGACAAAGCCGCTAAGTTCATTCATTTGTGCGACGCCTTCCATATTCCGCTCTTATTCTTGGCGGACGTTCCCGGTTTCATGATTGGAACGAATGTAGAAAAAGCAGGGATTATTCGCCATGGCGCCAAAATGATCGCGGCAATGAGCGAAGCAACGGTTCCAAAAATGACTGTGATTGTCCGCAAAGCATACGGAGCCGGCCTGTATGCCATGGCGGGTCCCGCTTTTGAACCGGACTGTTGTTTAGCTTTGCCGACTGCCCAAATTGCGGTGATGGGGCCGGAAGCCGCTGTCAACGCGGTGTACGCCAATAAAATAGAAGCGATGGAACCGGAAGAAAGAGCGGCATTTGTGGAAGCAAAGCGTGAAGAATATCGAAAAGATATTGATATATACCGGTTGGCGTCTGAGTTAGTCGTGGACGATATTGTGGAGCCGAATCGACTCC
- a CDS encoding enoyl-CoA hydratase, with amino-acid sequence MGEMVRWEHREKIAIIILNRPEAANALSKQLLSELKQLLQTIKGQSDIQTVIITGSGPFFCAGADLKERKGMDEEEVKQAVQQIRSIINEVENVPQPTIAAINGAAMGGGLELALACDIRIAAQDAKLGLTETSLGIIPGAGGTQRLPRLIGKGRAKELIFAARKISGAEAETLGLVEYAVEAERVLEKAFELAKEFVENAPLSLRQAKIAVNKGMETDIMTGLKIEELAYNALLNSSDRIEGLKAFQEKRQPRYTGR; translated from the coding sequence ATGGGTGAAATGGTTCGATGGGAACATAGGGAGAAGATAGCGATCATTATTTTAAACCGCCCGGAAGCAGCTAATGCTTTGTCAAAACAGCTGCTCAGTGAATTAAAACAGCTGCTGCAAACAATAAAAGGACAGAGCGATATTCAAACGGTCATTATTACGGGAAGCGGTCCGTTTTTCTGTGCCGGCGCTGATTTGAAAGAAAGAAAAGGGATGGATGAAGAAGAAGTGAAACAGGCGGTACAACAGATACGTTCCATCATCAACGAAGTGGAAAATGTTCCTCAGCCGACGATTGCCGCCATCAATGGTGCTGCGATGGGAGGAGGTTTGGAATTGGCGCTGGCATGCGATATTCGAATTGCTGCTCAAGATGCCAAACTGGGATTGACCGAGACTTCTCTCGGTATTATCCCCGGTGCGGGAGGCACTCAGCGTCTTCCAAGATTAATCGGGAAAGGAAGAGCAAAAGAATTAATCTTTGCGGCTCGTAAAATTTCAGGGGCAGAAGCCGAAACACTTGGACTGGTGGAATACGCGGTAGAAGCGGAACGAGTGCTGGAGAAGGCTTTTGAACTGGCAAAAGAATTTGTGGAAAACGCTCCGCTTTCTTTGCGGCAAGCCAAAATAGCCGTTAACAAAGGGATGGAAACGGACATCATGACAGGCTTAAAAATAGAAGAATTGGCTTATAACGCTCTTTTAAATAGTTCTGACCGAATAGAAGGACTCAAAGCGTTTCAGGAAAAACGACAACCCCGATACACGGGAAGATAA
- a CDS encoding hydroxymethylglutaryl-CoA lyase: protein MFLKWPKKVHIKEVGPRDGLQNEDKILSSDVKAEWINRLSEAGLVSIEVSSFVNPKWIPQLADAEEVFSKIYRKEGVKYAALVPNLRGLERALKADVDEVCLFMSASETHNQKNINKSISETFPVLEEVVAEAKSAGKTVRGYVSTVIACPYEGEIPVSQVKRVVDRLLEMGVDEISLGDTIGVGVPSQVEALLSELLKSYKADQFAMHFHDTRGTALANVLISLQMGITTFDSSLGGLGGCPYAEGATGNVATEDLLYMLTGMGIETGIDRNRLLQAAHFIEEKLEKPLSSKQMELARRTRKE from the coding sequence ATGTTTTTGAAATGGCCCAAGAAAGTACACATTAAAGAAGTTGGCCCCCGGGATGGTCTCCAAAATGAAGATAAAATTCTTTCTTCTGATGTCAAAGCGGAATGGATCAATCGGCTGTCTGAGGCGGGGCTTGTTTCGATTGAAGTGAGTTCTTTCGTCAACCCGAAATGGATTCCGCAGCTCGCCGATGCCGAAGAGGTATTTTCCAAGATCTATAGAAAAGAAGGAGTCAAGTATGCAGCGCTTGTTCCGAACTTGAGAGGATTGGAAAGAGCGTTGAAAGCGGACGTGGACGAAGTCTGTCTGTTTATGTCAGCCAGTGAAACGCATAATCAAAAAAATATAAACAAATCCATATCTGAAACTTTTCCGGTTTTAGAAGAAGTCGTGGCAGAAGCCAAATCTGCCGGAAAAACGGTGCGCGGATACGTATCCACAGTGATTGCTTGTCCGTATGAAGGGGAGATTCCGGTTTCTCAAGTCAAAAGGGTGGTAGATCGGCTTCTTGAAATGGGTGTGGATGAAATTTCTCTCGGCGATACGATTGGCGTTGGCGTACCGTCTCAAGTAGAAGCTTTGCTTTCAGAACTTTTGAAATCTTATAAAGCGGATCAGTTTGCGATGCATTTTCATGATACTCGCGGGACTGCGTTAGCCAATGTTCTCATTTCTTTGCAAATGGGGATAACCACTTTTGACAGTTCACTCGGAGGGCTGGGGGGATGTCCGTATGCCGAAGGAGCTACCGGAAATGTCGCAACGGAAGATTTGCTTTACATGCTTACGGGGATGGGGATTGAGACGGGAATTGATCGGAATCGTCTGCTTCAAGCGGCGCATTTTATAGAAGAAAAATTGGAAAAGCCGTTGTCAAGCAAACAAATGGAGTTGGCAAGACGGACGAGGAAGGAGTGA
- a CDS encoding acetyl-CoA carboxylase biotin carboxyl carrier protein subunit, giving the protein MSAIQASMAGSVWKILVSEGEKITSGQDVIILESMKMEIPISSEEEGIVKAIHVQEGDFVNEGDDLIEME; this is encoded by the coding sequence ATGAGTGCCATTCAAGCGAGCATGGCCGGAAGTGTGTGGAAAATACTAGTATCAGAGGGGGAGAAAATTACATCAGGTCAAGATGTGATCATTCTCGAATCAATGAAAATGGAAATTCCCATTTCTTCAGAAGAAGAGGGAATCGTAAAAGCCATTCATGTTCAAGAAGGGGATTTTGTCAACGAAGGGGACGATTTGATCGAAATGGAGTAG